The following are from one region of the Mycobacteriales bacterium genome:
- a CDS encoding acyl-CoA dehydrogenase family protein has protein sequence MNPAFDLFTLPEEHRLLRETVRELAADKIAPRAAEIDESAEFPWDVHDALVAADLHAVHVPEQYGGVGADAIASAIVIEEIARVCASSSLIPAVNKLGTTGLLLSGGDDVKAAYLPKLANGEGLFSYCLSEPDAGSDAANLKTRAERDGDEWVLNGVKRWITNAGISSFYTVMASSDPSAGARGISAFVVEKSDAGVSFGNPERKLGIKGSPTAEVYLDNVRIPADRIIGEPGSGFKTALRTLDHTRLTIGAQALGIAQGAVDFCLGYVQERKQFGRPIADFQGVSFLLADMAMKTEAARSLIYTAAALSERLAPNLTFASAAAKCFASDTAMEVTTDGVQLLGGYGYTKDFPLERMMRDAKITQIYEGTNQIQRLVMARSLLKGSIAR, from the coding sequence GTGAACCCAGCCTTCGACCTGTTCACGCTGCCGGAGGAGCACCGCCTGCTGCGTGAGACGGTTCGTGAGCTGGCCGCGGACAAGATCGCGCCGCGGGCGGCGGAGATCGACGAGTCGGCAGAGTTCCCTTGGGACGTGCATGACGCGCTGGTCGCGGCTGACCTGCATGCGGTGCACGTGCCGGAGCAGTACGGCGGGGTGGGCGCGGACGCGATCGCGAGCGCGATCGTGATCGAGGAGATCGCGCGGGTCTGCGCGTCCTCGTCGCTGATCCCGGCAGTGAACAAGCTCGGAACGACGGGGTTGCTGCTCAGCGGCGGGGACGACGTGAAGGCGGCGTACCTGCCGAAGCTCGCCAACGGCGAAGGGTTGTTCAGCTACTGCCTTTCCGAGCCCGACGCGGGCAGCGACGCCGCGAACCTGAAGACCCGGGCCGAGCGCGACGGCGACGAATGGGTGCTCAACGGGGTCAAGCGCTGGATCACCAATGCCGGCATCTCCAGCTTCTACACGGTGATGGCATCGAGCGACCCGTCGGCAGGCGCGCGAGGGATCTCGGCGTTCGTGGTCGAGAAGAGCGATGCCGGCGTGAGCTTCGGAAACCCCGAGCGCAAGCTGGGGATCAAGGGCTCGCCGACCGCAGAGGTCTATCTCGACAACGTGCGGATCCCTGCCGACCGGATCATCGGCGAGCCCGGGTCGGGCTTCAAGACCGCGTTGCGCACGCTCGACCACACGCGGCTGACCATCGGGGCGCAGGCCCTCGGCATCGCCCAAGGCGCGGTGGACTTCTGCCTCGGGTACGTGCAGGAGCGCAAGCAGTTCGGCAGGCCGATCGCGGACTTCCAGGGCGTGTCGTTCCTGCTCGCCGACATGGCGATGAAGACCGAGGCCGCGCGCTCACTGATCTACACGGCGGCTGCGCTGTCGGAGCGGCTCGCACCCAACCTCACCTTCGCCTCGGCGGCGGCCAAGTGCTTCGCGTCCGACACCGCGATGGAGGTCACGACCGACGGCGTGCAGCTGCTCGGCGGGTACGGGTACACGAAGGACTTCCCGCTCGAGCGGATGATGCGCGACGCGAAGATCACCCAGATCTACGAAGGAACCAACCAGATCCAGCGGTTGGTGATGGCGCGCAGCCTGTTGAAGGGCAGCATCGCTCGGTGA
- a CDS encoding acetoacetate--CoA ligase, producing the protein MVVSEGDLLWTPPPARVQASRLTDFAGWVEAHRGMRFASYDELHRWSVSDLDGFWSAVDEWAGIRWTSHPERALKERRMPGARWFEGGRLSYAEHLVHPLAAVEGSGAAVIAVREDGTETQLTWDELRDRVARVRGWLREHDVQRGDRVVALLPNGIEALVCVLAVASLGAIWSSCSPDFGPTAIEDRFTQIEPVVLLTVDGYWYGGKQFDVRSVVTELRRKLPSLQATVLIPYLDPAATLPDSHDWADVLATDPQPGFEPMGFAEPLWLLYSSGTTGLPKPIMHGHGGMLLEHTKQLALHLDLGPGDRFFWFTTTGWMMWNLLISGLAVGATVVLYDGNPSYPDADALWRLADKHRITCLGLGAPYLQACAKAGLEPGRDHDLSALRTVGSTGAPLPPEAFAWVYGSVRDDVMLSSLSGGTDVCSAFVGGATWLPVRAGIIPCALLGSAVAAYDSFGQAVVGEVGELVITEPMPSMPVGFWNDADGTRLREAYFATYPGVWRHGDWIAIGADGSCVIYGRSDSTLNRAGVRMGTSEFYQVVDDVPEVEDALVVDTSAAGHDGHLLLFVVLREGASLDDVAPELRRRIRTQLSPRHVPDDIVAVDVVPRTLNGKKCEVPVKRVLSGVPLDQAVSEGALKEPGSMAVFVEMAGRW; encoded by the coding sequence ATGGTGGTCAGCGAAGGCGATCTGCTCTGGACGCCACCGCCCGCTCGGGTGCAGGCGTCGCGGCTGACCGACTTCGCCGGCTGGGTCGAGGCGCACCGTGGCATGCGGTTCGCGTCGTACGACGAGCTGCACCGGTGGTCGGTCAGCGACCTCGACGGCTTCTGGTCAGCGGTCGACGAGTGGGCCGGGATCCGCTGGACCAGCCATCCGGAACGGGCGTTGAAGGAACGCCGGATGCCCGGTGCGCGCTGGTTCGAGGGCGGCCGGCTGAGCTACGCCGAGCACCTGGTGCATCCCCTTGCGGCCGTCGAGGGCTCGGGGGCCGCCGTCATCGCGGTCCGCGAGGACGGCACCGAGACCCAGCTCACCTGGGACGAGCTGCGCGATCGCGTGGCACGGGTTCGCGGCTGGCTGCGCGAACACGACGTGCAGCGCGGGGACCGGGTCGTGGCGTTGCTCCCGAACGGCATCGAAGCCCTGGTGTGCGTGCTCGCCGTCGCGTCGCTCGGCGCCATCTGGTCGAGCTGCTCTCCGGACTTCGGTCCCACCGCGATCGAGGACCGGTTCACCCAGATCGAGCCGGTCGTGCTGCTGACCGTCGACGGCTACTGGTACGGCGGCAAGCAGTTCGATGTGAGGTCCGTCGTCACCGAGCTCCGCCGGAAGCTGCCGTCGTTGCAGGCCACCGTTCTCATTCCCTATCTCGATCCGGCGGCGACGCTTCCCGACTCGCACGACTGGGCCGATGTTCTCGCCACCGATCCGCAACCCGGCTTCGAGCCGATGGGTTTCGCCGAACCGCTGTGGCTGCTCTACTCCTCAGGAACCACAGGCCTGCCGAAGCCGATCATGCACGGGCATGGCGGCATGCTGCTCGAGCACACCAAGCAGCTGGCGCTTCATCTCGACCTGGGCCCCGGCGACCGGTTCTTCTGGTTCACGACCACCGGCTGGATGATGTGGAACCTGTTGATCTCCGGCCTTGCGGTCGGGGCGACGGTCGTGCTGTACGACGGCAACCCGTCGTACCCGGACGCGGACGCGTTGTGGCGGCTCGCCGACAAGCACCGCATCACCTGCCTCGGTCTCGGCGCGCCGTACCTGCAGGCCTGTGCCAAGGCAGGTCTCGAGCCGGGGCGCGACCACGACCTGTCGGCCCTGCGGACGGTCGGCTCGACCGGCGCGCCGTTGCCTCCCGAGGCCTTCGCCTGGGTCTACGGGTCGGTCCGCGATGACGTGATGCTGTCGTCCCTGTCGGGCGGCACCGACGTGTGCAGCGCGTTCGTCGGCGGCGCGACCTGGCTGCCGGTGCGCGCCGGCATCATCCCTTGCGCGCTGCTTGGATCCGCGGTCGCGGCATACGACTCCTTCGGCCAAGCGGTCGTCGGAGAGGTGGGTGAGCTGGTCATCACCGAGCCGATGCCCTCGATGCCGGTGGGCTTCTGGAACGACGCCGACGGCACCCGTTTGCGGGAGGCGTACTTCGCCACCTATCCGGGCGTCTGGCGGCACGGCGACTGGATCGCGATCGGTGCCGACGGCTCGTGCGTGATCTACGGGCGAAGCGACTCCACCCTGAACCGCGCCGGCGTGCGCATGGGGACGAGCGAGTTCTACCAGGTCGTCGACGACGTCCCCGAGGTCGAGGACGCGTTGGTGGTCGACACGTCGGCCGCGGGTCACGACGGTCATCTGTTGCTGTTCGTCGTACTGCGCGAGGGCGCGTCCCTCGACGACGTCGCGCCGGAGCTTCGACGCCGGATCAGGACACAGCTCTCGCCTCGGCACGTCCCCGACGACATCGTCGCGGTGGACGTGGTGCCGCGGACGTTG
- a CDS encoding ferrochelatase, with amino-acid sequence MTVDALLVLSFGGPEGPADVMPFLERVTAGRGVPAERLAEVAEHYYHFGGVSPINAANRSLVDAVRAELTARGLDLPVYWGNRNWHPFVADTVATMTADGVRRALVFVTSAYSSYSSCRQYQEDLAAARAQVGEPAPELLRLRQYFDHPGFIEPQRDAVREAVAAIAAERRASTRMVFTAHSIPQVMAARSGPGGGAYVQQLEVAAGLVATAAPELQWRLAYQSRSGSPSVPWLEPAIVDHLGELAAEGVTDVVVVPVGFVSDHLEVRWDLDVEAAAAAEQLGFRMRRTPTPGPDPRFAAMVRELVEERLDPTRARRALSTLGPAHDVCPLDCCPAPSRPGR; translated from the coding sequence GTGACCGTGGACGCACTGCTGGTCCTGTCCTTCGGCGGCCCCGAAGGTCCGGCCGACGTCATGCCGTTCCTCGAGCGCGTCACCGCGGGCCGCGGCGTGCCGGCCGAACGGCTCGCCGAAGTCGCAGAGCACTACTACCACTTCGGCGGTGTGTCCCCGATCAACGCTGCGAACCGGTCCCTCGTCGACGCGGTTCGCGCGGAGCTGACCGCACGCGGTCTCGACCTGCCGGTCTACTGGGGCAACCGCAACTGGCACCCGTTCGTCGCGGACACGGTCGCCACGATGACCGCTGACGGCGTCCGACGGGCGCTGGTGTTCGTCACGTCGGCGTACTCGTCGTACTCGTCGTGCCGGCAGTACCAGGAGGATCTTGCCGCCGCCCGAGCGCAGGTCGGCGAGCCGGCCCCGGAGCTGCTGCGACTGCGCCAGTACTTCGATCATCCGGGTTTCATCGAGCCGCAGCGCGATGCCGTGCGCGAGGCGGTCGCGGCCATCGCTGCCGAGCGTCGGGCGAGCACCCGCATGGTGTTCACGGCGCACTCCATCCCGCAGGTGATGGCGGCGCGGTCCGGGCCCGGTGGCGGGGCCTACGTCCAGCAGCTCGAGGTGGCGGCCGGCCTGGTCGCTACCGCCGCGCCGGAGCTGCAGTGGCGGCTGGCCTACCAGAGCCGTAGCGGGTCGCCGTCCGTTCCGTGGCTCGAGCCGGCCATCGTCGATCACCTCGGCGAGCTCGCCGCCGAAGGCGTCACGGATGTCGTGGTCGTGCCGGTCGGGTTCGTGAGCGACCACCTGGAGGTGCGGTGGGACCTCGACGTCGAAGCCGCCGCGGCGGCCGAGCAACTCGGGTTTCGGATGCGGAGAACGCCGACCCCCGGCCCCGATCCCCGATTCGCCGCCATGGTGCGCGAGCTCGTCGAGGAACGGCTGGATCCGACCCGCGCCCGCCGAGCGCTGTCGACGCTCGGGCCGGCGCACGATGTGTGCCCGCTCGACTGCTGCCCCGCGCCGTCGCGTCCCGGCCGCTAG
- a CDS encoding UDP-glucose/GDP-mannose dehydrogenase family protein encodes MSAPRLTVIGTGYLGATHAVCMAELGFEVLGIDVDQVKIDRLSAGEAPFYEPGVDELLRKNLATGRLRFTTSIEAVAAFGDVHFLCLGTPQKPGEYAADLRYIHESLDRLLPLLNRPCTVVGKSTVPVGTAARVAERIASEAPAGHDIELVWNPEFLREGFAVKDTLRPDRLVIGITSEAGEKVMREVYAPVIDAGTPVVVTDLPTAELVKVAANAFLATKISFINAMAEVCEAAHADVTKLSEALAHDPRIGGRFLHAGLGFGGGCLPKDIRAFMARAGELGVDQALSFLTEVDAINLRRRARMVELARELLGDSVVNRRVGVLGAAFKPESDDIRDSPALDVASRLKRMGAHVRVYDPAAMDNARTLYPDLEYCASAVEASRAADVVLHLTEWREFREMDPEVLSGVVAQRSIVDGRNALDPGRWRAAGWTYRALGRP; translated from the coding sequence ATGAGCGCTCCGAGACTCACCGTCATCGGCACGGGCTATCTCGGCGCCACTCACGCGGTCTGCATGGCGGAGCTCGGCTTCGAGGTGCTCGGCATCGACGTCGACCAGGTCAAGATCGACCGGTTGTCCGCCGGCGAGGCGCCGTTCTACGAGCCTGGCGTCGACGAGCTGCTCCGGAAGAACCTCGCAACCGGCCGGCTGCGCTTCACCACCTCGATCGAAGCGGTCGCCGCGTTCGGCGACGTGCACTTCCTGTGCCTCGGCACCCCGCAGAAGCCCGGCGAGTACGCCGCAGACCTTCGCTACATCCACGAGTCGCTCGACCGCCTGCTCCCGTTGCTCAACCGGCCCTGCACGGTGGTCGGGAAGTCGACCGTCCCGGTCGGCACCGCAGCCAGGGTCGCCGAGCGGATCGCGAGCGAGGCACCGGCAGGCCACGACATCGAGCTGGTGTGGAACCCGGAGTTCCTGCGCGAGGGCTTCGCCGTCAAGGACACCCTGCGCCCCGACCGGTTGGTGATCGGGATCACCTCCGAGGCCGGCGAGAAGGTCATGCGCGAGGTCTACGCGCCGGTGATCGACGCCGGAACTCCGGTCGTCGTGACGGACCTGCCGACCGCCGAGCTGGTGAAGGTCGCGGCGAACGCCTTTCTCGCCACCAAGATCTCCTTCATCAACGCGATGGCAGAGGTGTGCGAGGCCGCGCACGCCGACGTCACGAAGCTCTCCGAAGCGCTGGCCCACGACCCCAGGATCGGCGGGCGCTTCCTGCACGCTGGCCTGGGTTTCGGCGGCGGCTGCCTGCCGAAGGACATCAGAGCGTTCATGGCCCGGGCCGGCGAGCTCGGCGTCGACCAGGCGCTGTCGTTCCTGACCGAGGTCGACGCGATCAACCTGCGCCGCCGCGCTCGCATGGTCGAGCTGGCCCGCGAGCTGCTCGGCGACTCCGTGGTCAACCGGCGGGTCGGCGTGCTCGGCGCTGCATTCAAGCCGGAAAGCGACGACATCCGCGACTCGCCCGCGCTCGACGTCGCCTCCCGGCTGAAGCGGATGGGCGCCCACGTACGGGTCTACGACCCCGCCGCGATGGACAACGCCCGCACGCTCTACCCCGACCTCGAGTACTGCGCGTCGGCGGTTGAGGCGTCCCGTGCCGCCGACGTCGTCCTCCATCTGACCGAATGGCGCGAGTTTCGCGAGATGGACCCCGAAGTACTGTCTGGTGTCGTGGCGCAACGGAGCATCGTGGACGGCCGGAACGCGCTCGATCCAGGCCGCTGGCGAGCCGCCGGCTGGACCTATCGGGCGCTGGGTCGACCGTAA